One Spartobacteria bacterium genomic window carries:
- a CDS encoding type II toxin-antitoxin system RelE/ParE family toxin, which translates to MNFEYGEKLKNPCRAYPPHFKNKIIEAIHHLASNPFPPLSKKLAGREAWRIRVGDYRAIYEIHANELIVLVLDVAHRKDIYRK; encoded by the coding sequence ATGAACTTCGAATACGGCGAAAAGCTCAAAAATCCTTGTCGCGCATACCCGCCCCATTTCAAGAATAAAATCATAGAAGCAATTCATCACCTAGCTTCGAATCCATTTCCACCGCTTAGTAAAAAGCTGGCAGGTCGCGAAGCTTGGCGGATAAGAGTTGGAGACTATCGAGCGATTTATGAAATTCATGCCAATGAGCTGATCGTTCTTGTGCTGGATGTTGCCCACAGGAAAGATATCTATAGGAAATAG